A stretch of the Aggregatibacter sp. HMT-949 genome encodes the following:
- a CDS encoding capsular polysaccharide synthesis protein: MVDNRYSSYCLAKQFFLLTKKPILKNIYRGLIPKRFRKKIELFVDLKQQFYTAKYFREFIDLYFSNILERFTLKSVKQELIGKRIIWQYWAQGIKNSPDLVKVCFSSVDRFKGEYEVIRLDDSNLKEYLDLPEFIYNKKNSNPNFNHAFFSDLIRLALLDIYGGVWLDATIFLTGKISDKLLESDYFMFQRDLNAKDKEKWRKYDIAYFNWSDKHRVNVLNSFIISRPHDLTIHTLLDILMNFWKTQENVPHYFFFQIMYNEIINSKYLKDRKCKIIDDTIPHLLHYNLNNKFDNKEFNLIKEKTNIHKLRYINKVILGSYCDHIINEKPILYE, from the coding sequence ATGGTAGATAATCGATATTCTTCTTATTGTTTAGCCAAACAATTCTTTCTTTTGACTAAAAAGCCTATATTAAAAAATATATATCGAGGATTAATACCCAAAAGATTTAGAAAAAAAATAGAATTATTTGTTGATTTAAAACAGCAATTTTACACAGCAAAATATTTTAGGGAGTTTATTGATCTTTATTTTTCTAATATATTGGAACGCTTTACCTTAAAGTCGGTTAAGCAAGAATTAATTGGAAAAAGAATCATTTGGCAATATTGGGCACAAGGAATTAAAAATAGTCCTGATTTAGTAAAGGTATGTTTTTCTAGTGTAGATCGTTTTAAAGGAGAATATGAAGTAATTCGTTTGGACGATAGCAATTTGAAGGAGTATCTTGATTTACCTGAGTTTATTTATAATAAAAAAAATTCAAATCCCAATTTTAATCATGCTTTCTTTTCTGACTTAATTCGCCTTGCCTTATTAGATATTTATGGCGGTGTATGGCTTGATGCAACAATTTTTCTTACCGGTAAAATATCTGATAAATTATTAGAATCAGATTATTTTATGTTTCAAAGAGATTTAAATGCCAAAGATAAGGAAAAATGGCGTAAATATGATATTGCTTATTTTAATTGGTCAGATAAGCATAGAGTGAATGTATTAAATAGCTTTATTATCTCTAGGCCTCATGATCTTACTATTCATACTCTATTAGATATTTTAATGAACTTTTGGAAGACTCAGGAAAATGTTCCTCATTATTTTTTCTTTCAAATTATGTACAATGAGATTATAAATAGTAAATATCTAAAAGATAGGAAATGTAAGATCATTGATGATACTATTCCTCATTTATTACATTACAACTTAAATAATAAATTCGATAATAAAGAATTTAATCTAATAAAAGAAAAAACCAACATACACAAACTAAGATATATAAATAAAGTTATTCTTGGTAGTTACTGCGATCATATTATTAACGAGAAACCAATACTCTATGAATAA
- a CDS encoding surface-adhesin E family protein: protein MKKLILTSSIGLLVACSAQPPHQAEMQDVKLTPPTQDRQGYVRLVKNINYYIDTDSIWVDNEEPQEVHFDAVANLEHGLFVYPKESKRYARSVRQYKILNCKNYRLTQVRTDFYDEFWGEGLRAAPKKQDKHSIRLTPNTTLYNAAQIICANYSRTKHPIK from the coding sequence ATGAAAAAACTGATTTTAACATCCTCAATTGGCTTACTTGTCGCTTGTAGCGCGCAACCGCCGCATCAAGCCGAAATGCAAGATGTAAAACTGACTCCGCCCACTCAAGATCGCCAAGGCTATGTTCGTTTAGTGAAAAATATCAATTATTACATTGATACCGATTCCATTTGGGTAGATAACGAAGAACCGCAAGAAGTGCATTTCGATGCGGTGGCAAATTTGGAGCATGGCTTATTTGTTTATCCGAAAGAATCCAAACGTTATGCGCGTTCCGTGCGCCAATACAAAATCTTAAATTGTAAAAACTATCGCTTAACCCAAGTGCGTACTGATTTTTATGATGAGTTTTGGGGAGAAGGATTACGTGCTGCACCGAAGAAACAAGATAAACACAGCATTCGTTTAACGCCAAATACCACCTTATATAATGCCGCGCAAATAATCTGTGCGAATTACAGCAGAACAAAACACCCGATAAAATAG
- the focA gene encoding formate transporter FocA: MSDVKHSSTVALTPVEATDFAESAAAYKAKKRPFLSFMSGISAGACIALAFVFYTTTQTASAGAPWGLTKLVGGLVFSIGVIMVVLLGAELFTSSTLTFVARVGGKITTWQMIRNWIVVYFGNFAGGLIIAVLIWFGGQTMAANGQWGLTILATAQHKIHHTWFEAFNLGILCNIMVCLAVWLSYSGKTVTDKAFIMIMPIGLFVASGFEHCVANMFMIPMGIITAHYSSPEFWQQLGIEAAQYSDLDVYHFITKNLIPVTLGNIVGGAICVGLFQRYLTKSH; the protein is encoded by the coding sequence ATGTCAGATGTTAAACATTCTTCGACCGTAGCATTAACTCCAGTAGAAGCAACAGACTTCGCAGAAAGTGCGGCAGCCTACAAAGCGAAAAAACGTCCGTTTCTTTCTTTTATGTCCGGTATCAGCGCCGGCGCTTGCATTGCGCTCGCATTTGTTTTTTACACCACAACTCAAACCGCATCGGCCGGTGCACCATGGGGATTGACCAAATTAGTCGGTGGCTTAGTGTTTTCCATCGGAGTAATTATGGTTGTATTGCTCGGAGCGGAGTTGTTTACTTCATCTACGCTGACTTTTGTCGCTCGCGTGGGTGGGAAGATTACCACGTGGCAAATGATTCGTAACTGGATTGTGGTTTATTTCGGTAATTTTGCCGGTGGTTTAATTATTGCGGTGCTGATTTGGTTTGGTGGTCAGACGATGGCGGCAAACGGCCAGTGGGGCTTAACAATTTTAGCGACAGCTCAACATAAAATTCATCATACTTGGTTTGAAGCGTTTAATCTTGGTATTTTGTGTAACATTATGGTGTGCTTGGCGGTTTGGTTATCCTATAGCGGTAAAACCGTAACGGACAAGGCCTTTATTATGATTATGCCGATTGGTTTGTTTGTTGCGTCTGGTTTTGAACACTGTGTAGCGAATATGTTTATGATTCCAATGGGAATTATTACGGCACATTACAGTAGCCCCGAATTTTGGCAGCAATTAGGCATTGAAGCGGCTCAATATAGCGATTTAGATGTCTATCATTTTATTACCAAGAATTTAATCCCAGTGACGTTAGGAAATATAGTCGGAGGCGCGATTTGCGTCGGTTTATTTCAACGTTACTTGACTAAATCACATTAA
- the pflA gene encoding pyruvate formate lyase 1-activating protein, whose translation MMVLGRIHSYESCGTVDGPGIRFILFMQGCLMRCKYCHNRDTWDLEGGREITVEELMKEVVTYRHFMNATGGGVTASGGEAILQAEFVRDWFRACKKEGINTCLDTNGFVRHYDHIIDELLDVTDLVLLDLKELNDKVHQNLIGVPNKRTLEFAKYLQKRNQRTWIRYVVVPGYTDNDHDVHLLGQFIQGMENIEKVELLPYHRLGAHKWKTLGFDYELEDVMPPTRESLEHIKSILESYGHTVKF comes from the coding sequence ATGATGGTTTTAGGAAGAATCCATTCTTACGAATCCTGTGGCACGGTAGATGGTCCAGGTATTCGCTTTATTTTATTTATGCAAGGCTGTTTAATGCGTTGTAAGTATTGCCATAATCGAGACACCTGGGACTTGGAAGGCGGAAGAGAAATCACCGTTGAGGAACTAATGAAAGAAGTGGTGACTTATCGCCATTTTATGAATGCAACGGGCGGTGGCGTGACCGCATCCGGCGGTGAAGCGATTCTTCAAGCGGAATTCGTACGCGATTGGTTTCGAGCCTGTAAAAAAGAAGGAATAAATACCTGCTTGGATACCAACGGTTTTGTCCGTCATTACGATCATATTATTGACGAACTATTAGACGTGACCGATCTTGTACTGCTTGATTTAAAAGAACTCAATGATAAGGTTCATCAAAACCTCATCGGAGTACCAAATAAACGCACGCTTGAGTTCGCCAAATATCTACAAAAACGTAACCAACGGACTTGGATTCGTTATGTCGTCGTGCCGGGATATACCGACAATGATCACGATGTACATTTACTCGGGCAATTTATTCAAGGCATGGAAAACATCGAAAAAGTCGAATTGCTTCCATATCATCGTCTTGGTGCGCATAAATGGAAAACCCTCGGATTCGATTATGAATTGGAAGATGTTATGCCGCCGACACGTGAATCTTTGGAGCATATCAAATCCATCCTAGAAAGTTATGGACATACCGTAAAATTCTAA
- the yegQ gene encoding tRNA 5-hydroxyuridine modification protein YegQ, translated as MTTSFKPELLSPAGSLKNMRYAFAYGADAVYAGQPRYSLRVRNNEFNHANLKIGIDEAHALGKKFYVVVNIAPHNSKLKTFIKDLQPVIDMKPDALIMSDPGLIMLVREHFPDIDIHLSVQANAVNWATVKFWKQMGLTRVILSRELSLDEIAEIRRQVPDIELEIFVHGALCMAYSGRCLLSGYINKRDPNQGTCTNACRWEYKIEEGKLDEVGNIVPKIDPSQQIEVKNIAPTLGEGAATDKVFLYTEAQNPDEQMTAFEDEHGTYFMNSKDLRAVQHVEKLSALGVHSLKIEGRTKSFYYCARTAQVYRKAIDDAAAGKPFDESLMDTLESLAHRGYTEGFLRRHTHDEYQNYEYGYSISDRQQFVGEFTGKRNELGMAEVAVKNKFLLGDEVEMMTPQGNINFKIEKMLNRKNEAVEAALGDGHFVFLDVPQDIHLDYALLMRNLVNANTRNPHN; from the coding sequence ATGACAACTTCATTTAAACCCGAATTACTTTCCCCTGCCGGTTCCTTGAAAAATATGCGTTACGCCTTTGCTTACGGCGCCGATGCGGTATATGCCGGTCAGCCGCGTTACAGTCTGCGTGTGCGCAATAACGAATTTAATCACGCCAATTTAAAAATCGGCATTGATGAAGCCCATGCTCTCGGCAAAAAATTCTATGTGGTGGTGAATATTGCGCCGCATAATTCCAAACTGAAAACCTTTATTAAAGATTTACAACCGGTTATCGATATGAAGCCGGATGCGTTGATTATGTCCGATCCCGGCTTGATTATGTTGGTGCGCGAACACTTCCCCGATATTGACATTCACCTTTCCGTGCAAGCCAATGCGGTGAACTGGGCGACGGTAAAATTCTGGAAACAAATGGGTTTGACCCGCGTGATTTTGTCGCGCGAGCTTTCCCTTGATGAAATCGCCGAAATCCGCCGACAAGTGCCGGATATTGAACTGGAAATTTTCGTGCACGGGGCACTTTGCATGGCCTATTCCGGGCGTTGTCTGCTTTCCGGTTACATCAATAAACGGGATCCTAACCAAGGCACCTGTACCAACGCCTGTCGCTGGGAATACAAAATAGAAGAAGGCAAATTAGATGAAGTGGGCAATATTGTGCCGAAAATCGATCCGAGCCAACAAATTGAAGTAAAGAACATCGCACCGACTTTGGGCGAAGGCGCCGCCACCGATAAAGTGTTCCTTTACACTGAAGCGCAAAATCCCGACGAACAGATGACTGCTTTTGAAGACGAACACGGCACCTATTTCATGAACTCAAAAGATTTGCGCGCCGTACAACATGTGGAAAAACTTAGCGCACTTGGTGTACATTCCTTAAAAATCGAGGGTCGCACTAAATCCTTCTATTATTGCGCCCGCACCGCTCAGGTGTACCGCAAAGCCATCGATGATGCCGCTGCCGGTAAACCTTTCGACGAAAGCCTGATGGACACGCTGGAATCCTTAGCGCATCGTGGTTATACCGAAGGCTTCCTGCGCCGCCATACGCACGATGAATACCAAAATTATGAATACGGCTACTCCATTTCTGACCGCCAGCAATTTGTTGGCGAATTCACCGGCAAACGCAACGAGCTCGGCATGGCGGAAGTTGCTGTGAAAAATAAATTTTTGCTTGGTGATGAAGTGGAAATGATGACGCCGCAAGGCAATATCAATTTTAAAATTGAGAAAATGTTAAATCGCAAAAATGAAGCGGTTGAAGCAGCTTTAGGAGACGGACATTTTGTATTTTTAGACGTACCGCAAGATATTCATTTAGATTACGCACTTTTGATGCGTAACTTGGTAAATGCCAATACACGTAATCCGCACAATTGA
- the pflB gene encoding formate C-acetyltransferase, with product MSELNEAQKVAWAGFTAGDWQENVNVRDFIQKNYTPYEGDDSFLAGPTEATTKLWETVMEGIKIENRTHAPLDFDEHTPSTITSHAPGYINKDLEKIVGLQTDAPLKRAIMPFGGIKMVEGSCKVYGRELDPEVKKIFTEYRKTHNQGVFDVYTPDILRCRKSGVLTGLPDAYGRGRIIGDYRRVALYGVDFLMKDKYAQFSSLQENLENGVDLEATIRLREEIAEQHRALGQMKQMAASYGYDISNPATNAQEAIQWMYFAYLAAIKSQNGAAMSFGRTATFIDIYIERDLKAGKITETEAQELVDHLVMKLRMVRFLRTPEYDQLFSGDPMWATETIAGMGLDGRTLVTKNTFRILHTLYNMGTSPEPNLTILWSEQLPENFKRFCAKVSIDTSSVQYENDDLMRPDFNNDDYAIACCVSPMVVGKQMQFFGARANLAKTLLYAINGGIDEKLGMQVGPKTAPITDEVLDFDTVMTRMDSFMDWLAKQYVTALNVIHYMHDKYSYEAALMALHDRDVYRTMACGIAGLSVAADSLSAIKYAKVKPIRGDIKDKDGNVVASNVAIDFEIEGEYPQYGNNDNRVDDIACDLVERFMKKIQKLKTYRNAVPTQSVLTITSNVVYGKKTGNTPDGRRAGAPFGPGANPMHGRDQKGAVASLTSVAKLPFAYAKDGISYTFSIVPNALGKDAEAQRRNLAGLMDGYFHHEATVEGGQHLNVNVLNREMLLDAMDHPEKYPQLTIRVSGYAVRFNSLTKEQQQDVVTRTFTESF from the coding sequence ATGTCAGAACTTAATGAAGCGCAAAAAGTAGCATGGGCTGGTTTTACCGCCGGTGATTGGCAGGAAAATGTCAATGTTCGTGACTTTATTCAAAAAAACTATACTCCTTATGAAGGTGACGATTCTTTCTTAGCCGGACCTACCGAAGCAACAACCAAACTTTGGGAAACTGTAATGGAAGGTATTAAAATCGAAAACCGCACTCATGCGCCGTTAGATTTTGATGAACATACGCCATCAACCATTACTTCTCATGCTCCTGGTTATATCAATAAAGATTTAGAAAAAATCGTAGGTCTTCAAACTGATGCGCCTTTAAAACGTGCCATTATGCCATTCGGCGGTATTAAAATGGTGGAAGGATCATGTAAAGTTTACGGTCGTGAGCTTGATCCTGAAGTGAAAAAAATCTTCACCGAATATCGTAAAACCCATAACCAAGGCGTGTTTGATGTTTATACGCCGGATATTTTGCGTTGCCGTAAATCAGGCGTGTTAACCGGTTTGCCTGATGCGTACGGTCGCGGCCGTATCATCGGTGACTATCGTCGCGTTGCACTTTACGGTGTGGATTTCTTAATGAAAGACAAATATGCGCAATTCTCATCATTGCAAGAAAACCTTGAAAACGGTGTAGATTTAGAAGCAACGATTCGCTTACGTGAAGAAATCGCAGAACAACACCGTGCGCTTGGCCAAATGAAACAAATGGCGGCAAGCTACGGTTACGATATTTCCAATCCTGCAACTAACGCGCAAGAAGCCATCCAATGGATGTACTTCGCCTATTTAGCGGCAATCAAATCGCAAAACGGTGCAGCAATGTCCTTCGGCCGTACTGCAACCTTCATTGATATTTATATCGAACGTGATTTAAAAGCGGGCAAAATCACTGAAACAGAAGCGCAAGAATTAGTTGACCACTTAGTCATGAAATTACGTATGGTTCGTTTTTTACGTACACCTGAATACGATCAATTATTCTCCGGCGACCCAATGTGGGCGACTGAAACCATCGCAGGTATGGGCTTAGATGGCCGTACATTGGTGACCAAAAATACCTTCCGTATCTTACACACCCTTTACAACATGGGAACCTCTCCGGAACCAAACTTAACCATTCTTTGGTCCGAACAATTACCGGAAAACTTCAAACGTTTCTGTGCGAAAGTGTCTATTGATACCTCATCCGTTCAATATGAAAACGATGACTTAATGCGTCCGGACTTCAACAACGATGACTATGCTATCGCATGTTGTGTATCCCCAATGGTTGTGGGTAAACAAATGCAATTCTTCGGTGCACGTGCGAACTTGGCGAAAACCTTGTTATACGCAATCAACGGTGGTATCGATGAAAAATTAGGTATGCAAGTTGGTCCTAAAACTGCACCGATTACTGATGAAGTATTAGACTTCGACACAGTAATGACCCGTATGGACAGCTTCATGGATTGGTTAGCAAAACAATATGTGACTGCGTTAAACGTAATCCACTACATGCATGATAAATATTCATACGAAGCCGCATTAATGGCATTACATGATCGTGATGTTTATCGCACCATGGCTTGTGGTATTGCGGGTCTTTCTGTGGCGGCTGACTCACTTTCTGCAATCAAATACGCAAAAGTGAAACCAATCCGTGGCGACATCAAAGATAAAGATGGCAACGTGGTCGCATCTAACGTAGCAATCGACTTTGAAATTGAAGGCGAATATCCACAATATGGTAACAACGACAATCGAGTAGATGACATTGCGTGTGACTTAGTTGAACGTTTTATGAAGAAAATTCAAAAACTCAAAACTTACCGCAATGCGGTGCCGACACAGTCCGTTCTTACTATCACGTCTAACGTGGTATATGGTAAGAAAACCGGTAATACACCGGACGGTCGTCGCGCAGGTGCACCATTCGGACCGGGTGCAAACCCAATGCATGGTCGTGACCAAAAAGGTGCGGTAGCATCATTAACTTCTGTAGCTAAACTTCCATTTGCTTACGCGAAAGACGGTATTTCTTACACCTTCTCAATCGTACCAAATGCATTAGGTAAAGATGCGGAAGCACAACGTCGTAACCTTGCCGGCTTAATGGATGGTTACTTCCATCACGAAGCCACTGTTGAAGGTGGTCAACACTTAAACGTCAACGTGTTAAACCGCGAAATGTTGCTAGATGCAATGGATCATCCGGAAAAATATCCGCAATTAACCATCCGTGTATCCGGTTACGCAGTGCGTTTTAACTCTTTAACTAAAGAGCAACAACAAGACGTCGTAACTCGTACATTTACTGAATCGTTCTAA
- a CDS encoding WlaTC/HtrL family glycosyltransferase: protein MSDLNININQNHRITIVTAFFDIGRGNIPKNQGYPGYLTRTTKTYFKYFSNLAKLNNEMVIFTSPDLKERILKLRKGKPTKIITIHLQDKFKHILAKIKRIQNLDEFKKRISVEQIKNIEYWSNSYVLVNNLKTFFVNRAIQEYTRNNMNENQFAWVDFGYVRDMKTLNHLSSWSYEFEKDNIHLFSINDISEINSIDDVYSAIFNNKPYIIGGCIVGNQKSWEKFGKIVFDCQRMFIRNNIIDDDQGIYLMSYFKNKDFIRINHLGKDNWFGLFHKFSIPEKASFFRRLMDKLSW, encoded by the coding sequence ATGTCAGACTTAAATATAAATATAAATCAAAATCATCGTATTACAATCGTTACCGCATTCTTTGATATTGGGAGAGGGAATATTCCTAAAAATCAAGGTTATCCAGGATATTTGACAAGAACAACGAAAACTTATTTTAAATATTTCTCAAATCTAGCCAAGTTAAATAATGAAATGGTTATTTTCACTTCTCCGGATTTAAAGGAAAGAATTTTAAAATTAAGAAAAGGAAAACCCACAAAGATTATTACTATTCATTTACAAGATAAGTTTAAGCATATACTTGCCAAGATTAAGAGAATACAGAATTTAGATGAGTTTAAAAAAAGAATTTCTGTCGAACAAATTAAGAATATTGAATATTGGTCTAATTCTTATGTATTAGTAAATAATTTAAAAACGTTTTTTGTTAATCGCGCCATTCAAGAATATACACGAAATAATATGAACGAAAATCAATTTGCTTGGGTTGATTTTGGTTATGTTAGAGATATGAAAACTTTAAATCATCTTTCAAGTTGGTCTTATGAATTTGAGAAAGATAACATTCATTTATTTTCTATAAATGATATTTCTGAGATTAACTCTATTGATGATGTATATTCGGCTATTTTTAATAATAAACCTTATATTATTGGTGGTTGTATTGTAGGAAATCAAAAATCATGGGAGAAATTCGGTAAGATAGTATTCGATTGCCAGCGAATGTTTATAAGAAACAATATCATTGACGATGACCAAGGAATATATTTAATGTCTTATTTTAAAAATAAGGATTTTATTCGTATAAATCATTTAGGAAAAGATAATTGGTTTGGCTTATTCCATAAATTTAGCATACCTGAGAAGGCTTCTTTTTTTAGACGATTAATGGATAAATTATCATGGTAG
- the frr gene encoding ribosome recycling factor translates to MINEIRQDAEQRMEKSLEALKGHIAKIRTGRAQPSLLDAIQVDYYGSATPLRQLANVVAEDARTLAVTVFDRSLIQAVEKAILTSDLGLNPSSAGTTIRVPLPPLTEERRRDLIKIVKGEGEQGKVAIRNVRRDANDKIKALLKDKEISENDQHKAEDIIQKLTDQYIKKVDEILADKEKELMDF, encoded by the coding sequence ATGATTAATGAAATTCGACAAGATGCCGAACAGCGTATGGAAAAAAGCCTTGAAGCATTAAAAGGACATATCGCTAAAATTCGTACCGGCCGTGCCCAGCCAAGTTTGCTGGATGCGATTCAAGTGGACTATTACGGTTCGGCGACGCCGCTTCGTCAGTTAGCCAACGTAGTTGCCGAAGATGCGCGTACATTGGCGGTGACTGTGTTCGATCGTTCCTTGATTCAAGCGGTGGAAAAAGCAATTTTAACCTCTGACTTAGGCTTAAATCCATCTTCCGCCGGCACAACCATTCGTGTTCCGCTGCCGCCTTTAACGGAAGAACGCCGCCGTGATTTAATTAAAATCGTAAAAGGTGAAGGCGAACAGGGCAAAGTGGCGATTCGTAATGTGCGCCGCGATGCAAACGATAAAATTAAAGCGTTGTTAAAAGACAAAGAAATCAGCGAAAACGATCAACACAAGGCAGAAGACATTATTCAAAAATTAACCGACCAATACATCAAAAAAGTCGATGAAATTTTGGCGGATAAAGAAAAAGAATTGATGGATTTTTAA
- a CDS encoding glycosyltransferase family 4 protein, which yields MNKLNKDFSIDCMKFQYGGGMERYTIDLVNGFNQIGIKPIVYSTKFDLNLVENQFIEAKKVNITLIPKPLRQLLLSYFFNKNGKDVISMTTIYTKADIVFCGGNHSGYLNTIGKKKSISDKLKIKNEKTSLSYAKLIIAHSEMMKNELIKHYYVDKNKILVLYPPVDTKKFSQPTDNKRAELRKKFGFNDNEIIYLFPSTGHVRKGFDILKNYFEKSDLPIRLVVAGTPVRNAKNITSLGFVKNMSDLYQAADYTIMASIYEPFGLVGIESVLSGTQVIFSDNMGCLEVLKNNFGYTFSRNNNGDLDSVIRKSFEKAKLFKHRILNPLDCIDYNPALSAHITELMNCIERL from the coding sequence ATGAATAAATTAAACAAAGATTTTTCCATTGACTGTATGAAATTCCAATATGGTGGAGGTATGGAAAGATATACCATTGATCTTGTTAATGGATTTAATCAAATTGGCATTAAGCCTATTGTATATTCAACAAAATTTGATCTTAATTTAGTTGAAAATCAATTTATTGAAGCTAAAAAAGTCAATATAACGCTAATTCCTAAGCCTTTGAGACAACTTTTATTATCATATTTCTTTAATAAGAATGGTAAAGATGTCATTTCGATGACAACAATCTACACAAAAGCAGATATTGTTTTTTGTGGAGGAAATCATAGTGGGTATTTAAATACGATTGGTAAGAAAAAAAGCATTAGCGATAAGTTAAAAATAAAAAATGAGAAGACGTCACTTTCTTATGCTAAATTAATTATTGCTCATTCAGAAATGATGAAAAATGAATTAATAAAGCATTATTATGTAGATAAAAATAAAATTTTAGTATTATATCCGCCGGTAGATACTAAAAAGTTCTCACAACCGACAGATAATAAAAGAGCTGAGTTAAGAAAGAAATTCGGTTTTAATGATAATGAAATCATCTACTTATTTCCTTCAACAGGACATGTGAGAAAAGGTTTTGATATTTTAAAGAATTATTTTGAAAAGTCTGATTTACCGATTCGTTTAGTTGTTGCCGGCACGCCGGTTAGAAACGCTAAAAATATTACTTCATTAGGCTTTGTTAAGAATATGTCTGACTTATATCAAGCTGCAGACTATACAATTATGGCATCAATTTATGAACCTTTTGGATTAGTCGGTATAGAATCTGTTTTATCCGGTACTCAGGTTATTTTCTCCGATAATATGGGATGTTTAGAAGTATTAAAAAATAATTTTGGTTATACCTTTTCTAGAAATAATAATGGTGATTTAGATTCGGTAATCAGAAAATCTTTTGAAAAAGCAAAATTATTTAAACATAGGATATTAAATCCTTTAGATTGTATTGATTATAATCCAGCCTTATCCGCACATATTACCGAATTAATGAATTGTATTGAGAGGCTATAA
- a CDS encoding glycosyltransferase family 25 protein: protein MHTNYVISLKTAVQRREHICKEFGKHHIPFEFYDALTPSEELDQLIQIHLPNLAHANLSAGEKGCFMSHYMLWKKCLDENLPYIYIFEDDILIGENAEKFLIEDTWLSARFSEDDAFVLRFETFLNYSKCIEANIPSYCERNILKLVVENCGTAGYVISKNAIIRLIEFITNLPSKALSPIDLIMFNRFNQDTYQLVPALCVQESQIQSKNINLVSQLQSEREIINEGKKKTILYRLRSLYYKPKKIYKKIYKKLFKNRYIVPFK from the coding sequence ATGCATACCAATTACGTCATTAGTTTAAAAACCGCCGTTCAGCGTCGCGAGCATATCTGCAAAGAATTCGGCAAACATCATATTCCTTTTGAATTTTATGATGCCCTTACACCATCGGAAGAACTCGATCAACTTATCCAAATTCACTTGCCTAATCTTGCTCATGCCAATCTTTCCGCAGGAGAAAAGGGCTGTTTTATGAGTCATTATATGCTTTGGAAAAAATGCTTGGATGAGAATTTGCCTTATATTTATATTTTTGAAGACGATATTTTAATCGGGGAAAATGCAGAAAAGTTTTTAATTGAAGATACTTGGTTAAGCGCGCGTTTTTCAGAAGATGATGCATTTGTCTTACGTTTTGAGACATTTTTAAATTATTCGAAATGCATTGAAGCGAATATACCTTCTTATTGTGAACGAAATATATTAAAACTCGTGGTAGAAAATTGTGGCACGGCAGGTTACGTTATTTCAAAAAATGCGATTATAAGATTAATTGAATTTATTACTAATCTCCCCTCAAAAGCATTATCACCAATAGATCTTATTATGTTTAATCGTTTTAATCAGGATACTTATCAATTAGTACCGGCATTGTGTGTTCAGGAAAGTCAAATTCAGTCTAAAAATATAAATCTTGTTAGTCAATTGCAAAGTGAGCGAGAGATTATTAATGAAGGAAAGAAAAAAACAATCTTATATAGACTGAGATCGTTATATTACAAGCCTAAAAAAATCTATAAAAAAATTTATAAGAAACTGTTTAAAAATCGCTATATTGTTCCATTCAAGTAA
- the rpmE gene encoding 50S ribosomal protein L31, whose product MKQGIHPEYKEITATCSCGNVIKTRSTLGKDINLDVCGKCHPFYTGKQRVVDTGGRVERFNSRFKIPSTK is encoded by the coding sequence ATGAAACAAGGTATTCATCCTGAATATAAAGAAATTACTGCAACTTGTTCTTGCGGTAACGTGATCAAAACTCGTTCTACTTTAGGCAAAGACATTAATCTTGATGTGTGCGGTAAATGTCACCCGTTCTATACAGGTAAGCAACGTGTTGTTGACACCGGTGGTCGTGTTGAACGCTTTAACAGCCGTTTCAAAATTCCAAGCACAAAATAA